From the Actinopolymorpha singaporensis genome, the window TCCATCTCGAGGTACCGGCGGTTGAGGGACCTGGTGAACAACCTGACCAGCCGGGCGCCCGGCCCGGTGTGCGCGACGGCCAGGCGGACCTTCGCGGTCTCCTTACCGTCCGCCGACCGCACGGGGGTGACGGAGTGGCTGCCCGTCGTCAGAACCCCGGGGGAGCGGGTGACCCAGACGAACGACGAACCCTCGGCGAACTCGGTCACCTCCCAGGTCAGCTCCGGCAGCTTCGGCTGCTTGACCACGGCACGTTCGCCGACGGCGAGCGGACCGGTGCCGAGCCGGCGCACCGACGTCATCGACTCGCTCCACTCCGGCCAGCGCTCGACGTCGACCAGCACCTCCCAGACCTGCTCGGCAGGTGCGGCGACCTCGAACTCGACCTCGTCATGCATGACTTCCTCCAAGGGAGCCACGAGCCGCGGGCCGTCCAGGGTTGTCGTGGCCGCGGCACGGCGGGACTGCACACAGTCATATGTACCATCTGGTACATGCCGAAGGACAGTGGATCAGGCAACCGATCCGAGCGGCGGTCTTCCGCTCGGCCGGCCCGGGAGCGGTTGCTCGACGAGGTTGTCGCGCACTTCGCCCGGCACGGCGTCGGCGACTTCAGCCTGCGTGGCCTCGCCGCCGAACTCGGTACCAGTCACCGCATGCTCATCTACCACTTCGGCTCCAAGGACGGCCTGCTCGTGGAGGTGGTACGCCGGGTCGAGGCCGAGCAGCGCGCCGCGATGGCGCAGCTCAACCTGGACTCCGACCACAGCGCAGCACACCTGGCCCGGGAGTTCCACCGCCGCCTGTCCGCCGCCGACCACTGGCCCGCTCGGCTGTTCTTCGAGCTGACCGGGCAGGCACTGGTCGGCAATCCGCACGCCGTACCGCTGCTGGACGGCATCGTCGACGCGTGGCTGCCACCGCTCACCGAGCTGAGCCGTCGTACCGGCCGGTCGGAGGACGAGGCGCGGGCACACGCGCGGCTCGCGCTGGCCGTCGCCCGCGGGCTGCTGTTCGACCTGCTGGCCACCGGTGACCGGGACGCCGTGGACGAGGCAGCCGAGGCGTTCCTCAGGTCGTACGAGAGCGCCGGCCCTTCAGGCCCGTGAGACCGATGCCCCGCGGCCGCGCCGTCGCCGGTTCTCCCTGTCAACCTCACCTTGCCCTGGAAGCGAACCAGCAGCTTCCACCACGCATTGGCCCCTGCGTAAACCCCTTGCCGGTACGCCCTCAGCGGATTCGCTGACAGCGCACACCGGCGCACGGCGTCGGCCTTCTCGGTGACAGTGATGACAAGAGATGGCGAGGGATCACAAAGACGAGCCACCGACGAGGGCACCACGTCCAGGAGGTAATCGTGAATCCGTCCATGACCGACACGGCCCCCACCGGCAGCGGTTTCGACGACCAGCTGGCGGCCAGGCTGCTGCACCACCGCATCGTCCTGCTCGGCTCGGAGGTCGACGAGGTGAGCGCCAATCGGGTGTGCGCACAGTTGCTGCTGCTGTCCGCGCAGGACCCCCGTACCGACATCAGCCTCTACATTCACAGCCCCGGCGGCGGGGTGTACGCCGGGATGGCGATCTACGACACGATGCGGCTGATCCCGAACGACGTGTCGACACTCGCGATGGGCTTCGCCGCCAGCATGGGGCAGTTCCTGTTGTGCGGGGGCACGAAGGGCAAGCGGTTCGCCCTGCCACACGCCCGGATCATGATGCACCAGGGCTCGGCCGGCATCGGCGGAACGGCCGCGGACATCGCGATCCAGGCCGGCAATCTGGAGCACTCCAAGGCCCAGATGGAACGCCTGCTCGCTGCCAACACCGGTCAGCCGGTCGAACGGATCCGCGAGGACAGCGACCGCGACCGGTGGTTCTCGGCTGAGGAGGCACGCCAGTACGGCATGGTCGACGCGGTGGTGGACTCACTGGACCGCATCGGCCACGGCATCTCCCAGCGGGCGGGGGTCTGAGCCATGGGCCACTACACGATTCCCAACGTGATCGAGCGCACGCACACCGGCGAACGCGCCACCGACCTGTTCAGCCGGCTGCTGTCGGAGCGGATCATCTTCCTCGGCACCGAGATCGACGACGACGTGGCGAACGTCGTGATGGCGCAGCTGATCCACCTGGAGGCGGCCAGCCCCTCGCAGGACATCTCGTTGTACATCAACTCACCGGGCGGCTCGTTCAGTGCGCTGATGGGGATCTACGACACGATGCAGTTCGTCCTGCCCGACGTGTCGACGATGTGCCTGGGCCAGGCGAGTTCGGCGGCGACGGTGTTGCTGGCCGGAGGTGCGCCCGGCAAACGGCTCGCCCTGCGCCACTCCCGGATCGCCCTGGACCAGCCGGCGGCGAGAGCACAGGGTGCGCTGTCGGACCTGCAGGTACAGGCCACGGAAGTGGCCCGGATACGCACCCTCATGCTGGAGGTGCTCAACCGGCACACCGGCCGCAGCGTGGAGACCCTCCGCGCCGACACCGACCGCGAACGCGTCTTCGACGCCGAGGAGGCCAAGGCGTACGGACTGATCGACGAGATCCTCGTCTACCGCGGCGACGGCCCCGACTTCCAGTGAGCCGGGACCGTCCGCCACTGGTCTGTCGCCGGGTGGGGAACACTCACCCGGCGACGAAGACGCCCCAGGCGAGGTTGCCGGCCCGGCCACCGTCGACCCAGTGCCGCAGGCCGGTGCGCATCCGGTCGAGGTAGTCGGCGCTGACCCGACCGGCAAGGCTCGCGTCGCGGCGTTCGGTCTCGTCCAGGACCCGCTGGTAGTGGGTGGTGAGGTGCTCGGTCAGGTCGTCGAACTCCACCGTCAATCCGAGGTTGGCGAGAGTACGTCGGTAGAACTCCGGGGAGGCCATCGTGTCCAGGTGCAGGCGCCGGAGAATGGGCGCCAGCGCCTCACGTGGGCAGCCGTCGGCGGCCATCGGGTCGGTGAAGACGATTCTGCCGCCGGGCCGGAGAACCCGCACCGCCTCCTGCAGAACCTGCACTCGGTCACCGCTGTGCAACAGCGCGTCCTGGGACCAGACGACGTCGAACCTGTTGTCCTCGAACGGCAGGTCCTCGAAGGAGCCGTCGACTACCTCCACCAACTCCGACAGGCCGGCGGCGTCGGTGAGTACGCGGTTGCGGGCGTTCTCCACCTCGCTGAGGTTCAAGCACGTGGTCCGGCAGCCGGACGTGCCGGACAGGTGCCGCGCCGCGCCGCCGAAACCTGACCCGAGATCGAGGACCCGGGTGTCCGGTCCGAGGTCGAGCGCGCCGGCCATCCGGGTCACGGTGCGCCTGCTCGCGGTGGCGATGTCCTCGTCGGGTTCGGTGTAGATGCCGACGTGGATGTCCTCGCCACCCCACACCAGCGAGTAGAACGTGTCCGCGTCCTGGGAGTTGTAGTAGTCACGTGCGGTGTGCACGGTGGAGGAGTAACCGTCGACTGCCTGGTCCGGCGTACGATGCGCCTTCTCCGCGACGTGGATGAAGAAGTCCGGCTCGCCCTCGGGATGGGTGTCCTGGAAGTCGCTGTAGGTCTCCACGTGCGCGAAACCCACCTCCCGCATCAGCGTCCGCACGTAGTCGCGGCGCAGCGGGTACATGTTGAGGTGGTACCGACTCCTGTCGGGGAAGGTGTAGCAGAAGCGCGCCAGGCCCGCGTCGACGTACTCCGGCTCCGCGGTGACCGTGTCGCCGCAGTAGTAGTAGGTGTGCCGATTGCTGTAGGCGCCGTCGAGCAGCGCGTCGTAGTTGCGCTGGTCGAGGATGAGAACGCCGTCGTGCTTGAGCACCGCGTAGAACTCGGCCAGCGCTTTCCTGCGGTCTTTCTCGGAGAAGAGGTGGGTGAAGGAGTTGCCCAGGCAGATGATCGCGTCGTACTCGCCCTGGACGTCGCGGTTGAGCCATCGCCAGTCAGCGTGGATGACCCGTAGTACGTGACCGCCGCGGGCCCGGGCGTTCTCGAACGCCTTGGTCAGCATGTCGGCGCTACCGTCCGCGCTGACCGTCTCGAAGCCCTCCTCGAGCAGTCGTACCGAGTGGAAACCGGTGCCGGTGGCCACGTCCAGCACGGTCTTCGCGCCACGGGACTTGAGCTGGTCGACGAAGAACCGGCCCTCGCTCTCCGCGCGCTTGTCCCAGTCGATGAGCTCGTCCCACTTCTCGACGAAGCTGGTGACGTATTCCTGGGTGTAGTGGTCGGTGTCCCGGACCTCGGTAGGGCTGTCACCGAACTGTTGTTGGTCGTTCGTACCGTCGTCGGGCAGGTTCGTTCTGGAACTGTCCTGGGTACTCTTCACGACTTCTGGCACTCCCTGGGGTTTCTCGCGAACTCCTGCGAACCGGACGGGCGCGTCGAAGGCATGGCTTCGAGTGACGGGCGGCGCCGCTGCATCCACGGGCTGTGCGGACTGTGCGCGCTCCTCGCGCCGCACCCAAACTATGGGATGGACCACATGCGTTCAACAGTCGGTGCGCGACAGCGGCGATGCGGTCACGATCGGATCTCGTTCGGTCGCTGAGCCTCGGCGTGTCGGCCACGGTTGCCTACGATGCGCACTCGCCAGCGGCCGTGTGTCAAGCCCTCCTTGACGGGTCACGGCCGTACCGGCGGCTCGCCCGAGTCCGGAAACGGCGCGGTGCGCTCTTGTCCGGGGCGAAGTGCGGGAGGGAGCAGGTACGGCTACGGTCGGACTGGTGGACGCCCCGGCACTAGGCTCAGGGTTCCACGGGCAGACGCCGACAGCACGACCGCACGACCGCACGACAGGCAGACGCACCCAGGGAGGTCGCATCGTGAGCAGCCCGGACCTGCCGGACCGTACCCCGGCCGGCGACGAGATCCCGGACCCGGACGTCACCGGCGAGGACAACCTCGACCTGCCCGACTCCGAGATTCCGGACGCGGACGCCGACCTGGACCTTCCTGACTCCGGCGAGATCCCGCAGGATCCGACGGAGGGTGAGCCGGACGTCCTCCTCGAGCCCGACATCGAGAACGCCCGTGACATGGCCGGTGACGCGGGCTACGACCCGCTGGTCACCGACGAGCTGCGCCCGGAGACCGACGTCACCGAGTTCCAGCCACCGGACCGGCTCAGCCGCGAAACCCAGCGGCGCCCGACCGAAGACGACGAGCGCGGCGACACCCTCGACCAGCGGCTCGCGCAGGAGATTCCCGACCCGACGATGGAGATCGATGACGACGACCGGTGACCACCGGCGCGCCGGTCTCGCGGGCCCGCGCCGGCGGGCGGAGGGTGTGGGCCGATGACCACCGAGGTCGTCGACGCGGTCGTCATCGGTGCCGGGCCGAACGGCCTGGTCGCGGCCAACGTCCTCGCCGACGCCGGCTGGGACGTCCTGGTGCTGGAGGCGACGTCGGAACCCGGTGGGGCAGTCCGCACGGCCGAACTCGTCCGGCCGGGCTTCCGCAGTGACCTGTGCAGCGCGTTCTACCCGCTGGGTGCGGCGTCCCCGGTGCTCGCCGACCTCGACCTGGAGCTTCACGGCCTGCGGTGGCGGCACGCGCCCGCGGTGCTCGCGCACGTCCTGCCCGACGATCGTGCCGCGGTGCTGCACCGCGATCCGGAGGCGACGGCGGCCTCGCTCGCGGCGTTCGCGCCTGCCGACGGGAAGGCCTGGCTGACGGAGTTCGAGCGCTGGCGGCGGATCCGTACCGAGCTGTTGTCGGCGTTGCTGCGCCCGTTCCCGCCGGTGCGGGCCGGCACCCGCCTGCTGCGCAGGCTCGGCACCGCGGACGCGCTGCGGATGGCCCGGTTGCTCACGCTACCCGCTCGCACCCTCGGCGAGGAGTCGTTCCAGGGCGAGGGCGCGCGGGTGCTCCTCGCGGGCAACGCGCTGCACACCGACCTCGGCCCCGACCACGCCGGCAGCGGCGTCTTCGGCTGGTTGTTGTGCATGCTCGGACAGGACGTCGGGTTCCCGGTGCCCGAAGGCGGTGCCGGCATGCTGACGCTGGCGCTCGTCCGCCGGCTCACCTCGCTCGGCGGCCGCATCGTCTGCGACTCCCCGGTCAGCCAGGTGATCGTGGGTGGCGGGCGCGCCCTGGGCGTACGCACCGCCGACGGCGGGCTGGTCCGCGCACGTCGTGCAGTGCTCGCCGACGTACCCGCCCCGATCCTCTACCACCAACTCGTCGGGGCGGAGCATCTGCCGTCCCGGCTGCTCACGGATCTGGAGCGCTTCCACTGGGACCACGCGACCGTCAAGGTCGACTGGGCAGTTTCCGGCCCCGTTCCCTGGACCGCCACGGACGTACGCGGCGCGGGGACCGTGCACCTCGGCGGTGACATGGACGCGCTGGTGAAGTACGGCTCGGACCTGTCCCGTTCACGAGTACCGGACACGCCGTTCATGCTGCTCGGGCAGATGGGGGTGGCCGACTCCACGCGGTCACCGGCCGGTACCGAAACGGTGTGGGCCTACACCCACGTACCCCGCGGTGAGCGGTGGGACGCCGCGCGGCGCGAACGCTACGCCGACCGCGTCCAGGCCGTGATCGAGCGCCACGCGCCCGGCTTCGGCGATCTGGTGCTCGGCCGGCACGTGGCCGGCCCCCCCGACCTGGAGGCGCACAATCCGAGCCTGGTGGACGGGGCGATCAACGCCGGTACGGCGGCCATCCACCAGGAACTGATCTTCCGGCCGACGCCGGGACTCGCCCGGGCCGACACCCCGGTGGACCGGCTCTACCTGGCCGGCGCGTCCGCGCATCCAGGCGGCGCCGTGCATGGAGCCCCCGGAGCCAACGCCGCCCGGGCTGCGCTGGCCCGGGCGGGTCTGGCCGGTGGCGCGTACGCCGCGGCGATCAGGCTCGGCCACCGTGCGGTCTACGGCGCGGGCTGACGCTCCGTGCGGGTCCGGCCCTCGACGTAGGCGGCCAGCCGGGCCAGAGACTCCTTGTTGCGCGGGGTGAAGAGCAGGCTCTGCACGAGCATCGGAAGCTTCTGTGCGGGTCCGCGGTGGAAGTCCTCGATCATCCGGACCTCCGTACGCCCGGGGCCGAGCGGGGTGAGCTGGAAGCGGACATGCGCGGCGCCGGCCGGCCAGGCCCGGGCGTCGAGCTTGAGGAACTTTCCGGGCTCGGCCGCCATCACCTCGGTGTCGTCGTGGAGGACCAGCGGCCAGGGACCGATGCTGTGGTGGATCTTCGTCCCGGGTGCGGGCCAATCATGGTCGACGGCGCGGATGTGGGAGGCGCCCACCAGCCAGGCGGCGTACGTCCACCCGTCGGCAAGCACGTTCCACACCTGGTCGGTCGGTGCGGCGATCGACCGCGTGACCTCGCTGCTCATCAGGGCTCCTTCGGGCGAACTGTGCGCGGTTGTCGGATGTCGCTGCGGGTGGTCGACGTCGGTGCGTCCGGTACGCCGGACCTGTCCTCCCCCCGTCCTCGCCCCATCCTGCCCGCTCCGGGCGGTTGTGGCATTCCGGTGCGAGACGCCGCGCCGGCGGCGGGCCCTCCGGTCCGGCGGCCGCTCCGGTCCGCAGGCCGCGGGCCGGATCCGGTCAGGGAGACCGGTGTGGGCATCTTCCGGCTAGCCGGATTGTCTGGCTCCCACCCCGTTGGACATCCTGGCGACATGCGCTGCCTCCTCATCGACGACAGCCCGCGCTACCTGCGGGCCGCGCGTGCGCTCCTGGAACGCGAGGGCGTCGCCGTCGTCGGCATGGTCCAGACAGGGGAGGAGGCGCTCGCCCGTGTGGCCGATTTCCGCCCGGACGTGACGCTGGTCGACATCAACCTGCGCGGCGAGAGCGGCTTCGACCTGGCTCGCCGGCTCACCTCGGCCGAGCATTCCGGCGGTCGCTCCCAGGTGATCCTGCTCTCCAGCCACAGCGCCGACGACTTCGAGGACCTCATCGAGTCCAGTCCGGCCGCGGGTTTCCTGGACAAGTCGAACCTCAGTGCCGCGGCGATCGCATCGCTGGTCGGGGCGGTCGGCGACTGACGCCTGCGCCTGCAGCCGTCGACGTGGGCCGGCCGGTGTCAATCCCTGCTTGCGCCGTCCTACGAGCCGCCCTGGGAGCCCTCGAGAAACGTCAGCACGGCAAGTACCCGACGGTGGTCGTCACCGGTCTCCGGGAGCCGCAGCTTGGTCAGGATGTGCTGGACGTGCTTCTCCACGGTTCCCTCGGTGACCCACAGATGCCGGGCGATCCCGGCGTTCGACCGTCCTTCGGCCATCAGGGCGAGAACCTCGCGTTCGCGACTGCTGAGTACGTCCAGCGGATCGTTGCGGCGGCGGGCGGAGACGAGTTCGTGCACCAGCGTGGGGTCGACAACCGAGCCCCCCTTGATGATTCGCCGCAACGTCTCGGTGAACTCGCCGACGTCGGTGACCCGGGTCTTCAGCAGATAGCCGATGCTTTGCCCGGTGGCGAGCAGTTCCGTCGCGTGCTCCACCTCGACATATGCTGAGAGCACCAGGATCCCGATCTGCGGGAACTCCTCGCGGATCGTCCGGGCAGCCTCCAGCCCCTCGTTGGTGTGAGTGGGCGGCATCCGGATGTCGACCACCACCAGATCAGGAAGAGTTTCGCGAACCATCGTGAGCAGGTCAGCAGCGTCACCAGCCTGGCCGACGACCTCGAAGCCCTGGCGGCCCAGCAGGCTCGCCATTCCCTCACGCAGCAACAGGTCGTCGTCGGCGAGTGCGACCCGTCCCGCGACGGCGCCGCTGTCAACGGTCGCTTGCTCGGGGAGCTGTCGCGACCGGGTTTCCTGTGTCCCTTGCCGCTGTGGACGCCCGCTCGTGCCGGCGGAGTTCGTGGTGATGCCTCCGAAGATGTACGCAATCACTGGTTGCGTCCGGTCAACGGGGCCCGCGGCGGTGAGTCCGGGCGCCGGTGCGACGCACCTGTTCAGCCTACGTGCGACTGTGAGCACCTGACCCGATGGTGCGCCTGCGGCAGGGGCTGACCGGCCGGCTGGTGGCCGCGAGCTGTGTGCTCGCGGTGCTGCTCGGCTCGGTTTTCGCCGTACTGTTGCTCGCGGTCGCGGATCAGCGCGACGCCGCGGCGCTTTCCCGGCGGTCGGAGCAGATTCTGACCACCACCAGCCGAATGCACACACTGGTGCTGGACGTGGAGAACGGCCAACGCGGCTACCTCCTCACCGGCGACCGGCGGTTCCTGCAGCCGTGGAGCGCTGCCCAGGCACAGATCCCGCGGGTGGGCGCGCGGTTGACCGACCTCATCGTCAGCCCTGCCCGGGAGCGGATGGCACGCGAGATCCTCGACTCAGTGCACTCCTACGTGCGTGACTACTCGGTGCCCCTGGTCGCACTGGCGGGTCGCGACCCGAAGGCCGCCCGCAGCCTGTCGCTCACCCTGGAAGGCAAACGACGGGCCGACGAGATCCGCGCTCAGATCGACCGGTTGTCCGCGTCCGCCCGTGCGGCCGGCATCGCCCGTCAGGAGCAGGCCGCTGCGGCTGCTCACCGGGCGGAGGTCGCCGCGTTCGCCGGTATGGCCGGCTCGGCGCTGATGGTCGCCCTGCTCGCGTCGTATCTCGCCAGGTCGATAGCCCGGCCGGTACGGCGGGCCGCGATGATGGCGGGTGAGCTCGCCTCCGGCGACCTGGGCGCCCGGTTGCCCGAGACCGGGGTGGGAGAGATCCGCACCCTGGAACACTCGTTCAACACGATGGGGGAGTCGCTGGAGCGCAACCGGGACGAGCTGGCCAAGCTGGTCGACGAGCAGACGGCGTTGCGACGGCTGTCCACCCTCGTGGCCAGGTCCGTCCCGCCGGCCACGACGTTCGCGGCCGTGACCGAGGAGATCGGGGAGCTGTTCGAGGCGGACGGGACCGCGATGCTGCGGTACGAGTCCGACGGCACCGCGACCGCGGTCGCGCTGTGGGGGCAGACGGACGCCTCTGTGCCGGAGGTCGGTTCCCGGATGGACCTGGGGGAGCGGACCGTGCCGGCGCAGGTACGCCGTACCGGCCGACCTGCCCGGCGGGACAGCTACGCGGACTCGACGGACGGGGACCGCGGCCCGCGTGAGCTCGCCGTGCGTTCCGCGGTGGCCGCGCCGATCGAGGTGGAGGGTCGGCTGTGGGGAGCGCTGACCGCGTTCTCCACCAAGGATCGGCCGCTTCCCAGGGACGCCGATGCACGGTTCGCCGACTTCACCGAGGTCGTCGCGCTCGCGATCGCCAACGCACAGGCGCGTTCGGACCTCGCGGCGTCCAGGGCCCGGGTGGTCGCAGCCACGGACCGGGCGCGCAGGCGGATCGAGCGCGACCTGCACGACGGCGCCCAGCAGCGGCTGGTGTCACTGCTGCTGGACCTGCGCGGCATCGAGGCGGACATCCCCGAGAGCCGGGTGCGCGCGGAGGTGGCCGAGGTGGCCACCGGACTCACCGAGGCCGTCGAGGAACTCCGCGAGGTGGCGCGCGGCATCCACCCGGCGATCCTCTCCGAGGCGGGCCTGGCACCCGCGCTGAAGGCGCTGGCCAGACGCTCGGCCGTCCCGGTCGAACTCGGGCTCGGTGTCAAGACGAGGTTGCCGCAGCCGATCGAGGTCGCGGC encodes:
- a CDS encoding SRPBCC family protein; translated protein: MHDEVEFEVAAPAEQVWEVLVDVERWPEWSESMTSVRRLGTGPLAVGERAVVKQPKLPELTWEVTEFAEGSSFVWVTRSPGVLTTGSHSVTPVRSADGKETAKVRLAVAHTGPGARLVRLFTRSLNRRYLEMERRGLTARAGSTTTQS
- a CDS encoding TetR/AcrR family transcriptional regulator translates to MPKDSGSGNRSERRSSARPARERLLDEVVAHFARHGVGDFSLRGLAAELGTSHRMLIYHFGSKDGLLVEVVRRVEAEQRAAMAQLNLDSDHSAAHLAREFHRRLSAADHWPARLFFELTGQALVGNPHAVPLLDGIVDAWLPPLTELSRRTGRSEDEARAHARLALAVARGLLFDLLATGDRDAVDEAAEAFLRSYESAGPSGP
- a CDS encoding ClpP family protease; the encoded protein is MTDTAPTGSGFDDQLAARLLHHRIVLLGSEVDEVSANRVCAQLLLLSAQDPRTDISLYIHSPGGGVYAGMAIYDTMRLIPNDVSTLAMGFAASMGQFLLCGGTKGKRFALPHARIMMHQGSAGIGGTAADIAIQAGNLEHSKAQMERLLAANTGQPVERIREDSDRDRWFSAEEARQYGMVDAVVDSLDRIGHGISQRAGV
- a CDS encoding ClpP family protease produces the protein MGHYTIPNVIERTHTGERATDLFSRLLSERIIFLGTEIDDDVANVVMAQLIHLEAASPSQDISLYINSPGGSFSALMGIYDTMQFVLPDVSTMCLGQASSAATVLLAGGAPGKRLALRHSRIALDQPAARAQGALSDLQVQATEVARIRTLMLEVLNRHTGRSVETLRADTDRERVFDAEEAKAYGLIDEILVYRGDGPDFQ
- a CDS encoding class I SAM-dependent methyltransferase, yielding MKSTQDSSRTNLPDDGTNDQQQFGDSPTEVRDTDHYTQEYVTSFVEKWDELIDWDKRAESEGRFFVDQLKSRGAKTVLDVATGTGFHSVRLLEEGFETVSADGSADMLTKAFENARARGGHVLRVIHADWRWLNRDVQGEYDAIICLGNSFTHLFSEKDRRKALAEFYAVLKHDGVLILDQRNYDALLDGAYSNRHTYYYCGDTVTAEPEYVDAGLARFCYTFPDRSRYHLNMYPLRRDYVRTLMREVGFAHVETYSDFQDTHPEGEPDFFIHVAEKAHRTPDQAVDGYSSTVHTARDYYNSQDADTFYSLVWGGEDIHVGIYTEPDEDIATASRRTVTRMAGALDLGPDTRVLDLGSGFGGAARHLSGTSGCRTTCLNLSEVENARNRVLTDAAGLSELVEVVDGSFEDLPFEDNRFDVVWSQDALLHSGDRVQVLQEAVRVLRPGGRIVFTDPMAADGCPREALAPILRRLHLDTMASPEFYRRTLANLGLTVEFDDLTEHLTTHYQRVLDETERRDASLAGRVSADYLDRMRTGLRHWVDGGRAGNLAWGVFVAG
- a CDS encoding phytoene desaturase family protein yields the protein MTTEVVDAVVIGAGPNGLVAANVLADAGWDVLVLEATSEPGGAVRTAELVRPGFRSDLCSAFYPLGAASPVLADLDLELHGLRWRHAPAVLAHVLPDDRAAVLHRDPEATAASLAAFAPADGKAWLTEFERWRRIRTELLSALLRPFPPVRAGTRLLRRLGTADALRMARLLTLPARTLGEESFQGEGARVLLAGNALHTDLGPDHAGSGVFGWLLCMLGQDVGFPVPEGGAGMLTLALVRRLTSLGGRIVCDSPVSQVIVGGGRALGVRTADGGLVRARRAVLADVPAPILYHQLVGAEHLPSRLLTDLERFHWDHATVKVDWAVSGPVPWTATDVRGAGTVHLGGDMDALVKYGSDLSRSRVPDTPFMLLGQMGVADSTRSPAGTETVWAYTHVPRGERWDAARRERYADRVQAVIERHAPGFGDLVLGRHVAGPPDLEAHNPSLVDGAINAGTAAIHQELIFRPTPGLARADTPVDRLYLAGASAHPGGAVHGAPGANAARAALARAGLAGGAYAAAIRLGHRAVYGAG
- a CDS encoding SRPBCC family protein, yielding MSSEVTRSIAAPTDQVWNVLADGWTYAAWLVGASHIRAVDHDWPAPGTKIHHSIGPWPLVLHDDTEVMAAEPGKFLKLDARAWPAGAAHVRFQLTPLGPGRTEVRMIEDFHRGPAQKLPMLVQSLLFTPRNKESLARLAAYVEGRTRTERQPAP
- a CDS encoding response regulator; its protein translation is MRCLLIDDSPRYLRAARALLEREGVAVVGMVQTGEEALARVADFRPDVTLVDINLRGESGFDLARRLTSAEHSGGRSQVILLSSHSADDFEDLIESSPAAGFLDKSNLSAAAIASLVGAVGD
- a CDS encoding response regulator transcription factor, whose amino-acid sequence is MIAYIFGGITTNSAGTSGRPQRQGTQETRSRQLPEQATVDSGAVAGRVALADDDLLLREGMASLLGRQGFEVVGQAGDAADLLTMVRETLPDLVVVDIRMPPTHTNEGLEAARTIREEFPQIGILVLSAYVEVEHATELLATGQSIGYLLKTRVTDVGEFTETLRRIIKGGSVVDPTLVHELVSARRRNDPLDVLSSREREVLALMAEGRSNAGIARHLWVTEGTVEKHVQHILTKLRLPETGDDHRRVLAVLTFLEGSQGGS
- a CDS encoding CHASE3 domain-containing protein; the protein is MVRLRQGLTGRLVAASCVLAVLLGSVFAVLLLAVADQRDAAALSRRSEQILTTTSRMHTLVLDVENGQRGYLLTGDRRFLQPWSAAQAQIPRVGARLTDLIVSPARERMAREILDSVHSYVRDYSVPLVALAGRDPKAARSLSLTLEGKRRADEIRAQIDRLSASARAAGIARQEQAAAAAHRAEVAAFAGMAGSALMVALLASYLARSIARPVRRAAMMAGELASGDLGARLPETGVGEIRTLEHSFNTMGESLERNRDELAKLVDEQTALRRLSTLVARSVPPATTFAAVTEEIGELFEADGTAMLRYESDGTATAVALWGQTDASVPEVGSRMDLGERTVPAQVRRTGRPARRDSYADSTDGDRGPRELAVRSAVAAPIEVEGRLWGALTAFSTKDRPLPRDADARFADFTEVVALAIANAQARSDLAASRARVVAATDRARRRIERDLHDGAQQRLVSLLLDLRGIEADIPESRVRAEVAEVATGLTEAVEELREVARGIHPAILSEAGLAPALKALARRSAVPVELGLGVKTRLPQPIEVAAYYVVAEALTNAAKHAQASHVEVTMFEREGRVCVDVRDDGVGGAGSGDGSGLVGLADRVEALGGVLKVTSPAGRGTRIHAELPVSAGQAMS